The nucleotide window AGAACAATAATAAAAAGGCAAGAAAAAAGATAGATCCCATTGGAATTTGTTCAAACACAGCAGGCAATACGATAAAAAGTAAGCCTGGGCCTTCAGTAGGTTTCATTCCAAGCGCAAACACACCCGGGAAAATAGCCAATCCTGCCAATACAGTAATAAATAATGTTAGTCCCACAATAGAAGTGGCAGACTTTACAAGACTCTCTTCTTTTCGCAGATACGAACTGTATGTGACCATAACAGATGCACCGACCGTCAGTGAGAAAAACGATTGTCCCATCGCATACAATATGCCTTCAGCTGTCAATTTTGAAAAATCTGGCTTTAAAATAAATGTTACTCCTTCCATTGCTCCATCTAATGTTAAGGAGCGTACAATTAGTAGTAAAAATAAAATAAATAGTGCAGGCATCATATACTTATTGGCCTTTTCAATTCCTTTTTCCACACCTCGGCTGACAATAAAGATGGTAATAGCTAAAAATATACCTTGTGCAATAACAGCACTATACGGATTTGCAATTGTTTGTCCGAATAATGTTTCAAAACCGCTTACCTCTCTCCATAATCGACCCGACAAAGCATAATACATATATAATAAAATCCAACCGCCAACCACACTGTAAAAAGACAGAACTAAAAAGCTTGTCACGACCCCTAGGCGGCCAATCCATGGATACAAACGACCTGGTACTAGTTTTTTATAAGCAGTAACCGCTTCAGATTGCGTACTGCGTCCAATCACAAATTCAGCCAATAATAACGGCATGCCTATAAGAAGCGTGAACAGGATAAAGATTAAGAAAAAGGCTCCTCCTCCTCCGCTTCCAGCTACATAAGGAAACTTCCATATTGCACCGAGTCCAATAGCAGCGCCAGCTGATGCCAAAATAAAACCTAACTTTGATGTCCATTGCTGTGTTTTTTCCACACTTTTCTCTCCTTTTCACTGTTATTAGTATCGGAACTTCCCTTCACTTCATACTGTTCACCTCCTTTTGCACGCAAAAAAGTCCTCTGCAAATATTGCAGAGGACGATATGTATTACCGCGGTGCCACCTCAATTGGATTCCAAATCCCACTTTTTCAGGTACACATGATACCCTATCCTTTTAACGGCGGAACCCGGGCTGCCTACTCATCTTTCAACAAGCCTCTCACAAGTCCATTCTGTATATCGTATCGTACCAGGTTCACACCTATCCCCAGCTCTCTGAACGCTTCTTATATACATACTACTCTTGTTCACTGATTTACTGTCTTTGAATTAAGGTAATTATATACTAGTATAATAGGTTTGTAAAGATATAAGAATTTAAAAACCAGGCTGCATTCGCAGCCTGGTTTTTAGTTTACAACTTTAGAATCTTTTAACTTGTCACGAAGTACCATTTGCAGAATACCCCCGTGACGGTAATAATCGATTTCTACTTCAGAATCAAAACGTGCAATTGCTTCAAAGTGCTTTGCATTTCCTTCCGGATCGATTGCAGTTACTTTTACGATATCACGAGGCTTTACGTACTCGTCAACTTGTACTTCGAATGACTCATTACCGATTAGACCTAGTGTTTCCGCGTTTTCGCCTTCTTTAAATTGAAGAGGAAGAACGCCCATCAATACAAGGTTACTGCGATGAATGCGCTCAAAGCTTTCGGCAATAACTGTTTTAATACCAAGTAGATTTGTTCCTTTTGCAGCCCAGTCACGAGAGCTTCCCATGCCATAATCTTTGCCAGCAATAATCATCAAGCCCGTACCGTCTTGTTTGTATTTCATTGCTGCATCATAAATGGACATGACTTCACCTGTTGGCCAGTATGTTGTATAGCCACCTTCTGTTCCAGGAGCAATCTGGTTTTTAATGCGAATGTTCGCGAACGTTCCTCTCATCATAACTTCATGATTACCGCGACGAGAACCATAAGAGTTAAAATCTACCGGTTGTACACCTTGAGATAGTAAATACTGACCTGCTGGTGTATGCTTAGCAATAGAACCTGCCGGAGAAATATGGTCTGTTGTTACAGAATCACCAAATTTACCCACAACACGAAGTGCCTTCAAAGGTTCTACTTCTTTTGGATCTTTTGATAACCCCTCAAAGAACGGTGGGTTTTGAATATATGTGGATGTGTTATCCCACGTATAAAGCGCTTCGTTAGATGTTTGAATTTCATTCCAACGCTCATTGCTATCAAATACGCGCTCATATTCTTTCTTAAACAACTCAGCAGTTACTACAGAAGACACAACTTCTTGAATCTCATCAGCAGTTGGCCAAATATCGTTAAAGTAGATCGGATTGCCGTTCTCATCTTTACCAAGTGCATCTTTACGAAGGTCAATATCAACTGTTCCTGCAATCGCATATGCAACTACTAACGGCGGAGACGCCAAATAGTTTGCTTTTACAAGCGGGTGAATACGACCTTCAAAGTTACGATTACCAGATAATACAGACGTTACAAGCAAATCATTTTCTGCAATCGCCTTTTCAAGCTCTGGTGCCAACGGACCGGAGTTACCGATACACGTTGTACATCCGTAGCCAACTGTATTAAAGCCCAAATCATTCA belongs to Ectobacillus sp. JY-23 and includes:
- a CDS encoding sodium-dependent transporter; this encodes MEKTQQWTSKLGFILASAGAAIGLGAIWKFPYVAGSGGGGAFFLIFILFTLLIGMPLLLAEFVIGRSTQSEAVTAYKKLVPGRLYPWIGRLGVVTSFLVLSFYSVVGGWILLYMYYALSGRLWREVSGFETLFGQTIANPYSAVIAQGIFLAITIFIVSRGVEKGIEKANKYMMPALFILFLLLIVRSLTLDGAMEGVTFILKPDFSKLTAEGILYAMGQSFFSLTVGASVMVTYSSYLRKEESLVKSATSIVGLTLFITVLAGLAIFPGVFALGMKPTEGPGLLFIVLPAVFEQIPMGSIFFLAFLLLFFFATITSAVSMLEIVVAAAGGNQVEKRLRLSITLGTLIFMVGIPSALSFGVMGKIQIFNKTVFDIVDYVVSNILLPLGVLSISLFVPSKMRRAVLKAELGVTKRGQALFNVWFYLLKYVVPITVIVVFLHALQIL